A genomic stretch from Neodiprion fabricii isolate iyNeoFabr1 chromosome 3, iyNeoFabr1.1, whole genome shotgun sequence includes:
- the LOC124177098 gene encoding influenza virus NS1A-binding protein-like isoform X3, which yields MAVYCPLQVGSTEVHGHRAVLAAVSPHLFELFSADKQGNKEPRVTYKLNGGFDKVALQKLVDYAYTSRLEILPSQVKSVYLAAWHLKMERVSAQCAAHLLHYLTPGSCLEVRALPGITQNEDFAKKVDAYIRDHFEAVCSSPTLLSLPCVKIEVLHQTVQEMSLVNGTSLCHLVLDWVKRSLTDSTSLTVDHLTQKTYLLYLALDNSLQDCTDLPSGDVSDTDIVQDYKKLSLKSQAQSKGRRKGPLQPAKPRVLIYSRDIGERIESELEPDWNLIGASKVGEHAFLAIVTLDGRLTTLSVQLRLNTPSSPSPLATPEIVASKNCFANEPELYCALPTMKAGKCAVGCANLNDTLLVCGGYDRVECLKSVDQYLPESNTWQVLSGMREARGRFGIAVVNGRVYAIGGSNGSTELATVEVLNPEAGWKWSAVANLPLARSNSGVCALGSQIYCIGGWNGQAGIKQCDVFDPETGKWSSIEPLRTGRYQAGVCAYQDRVYAVGGCDAWNCLNSVEIYNPEEDTWSVGPPLISARRGCGLAVFRGRLYAVGGSSGTHSLTTTEIFDPEEQVWVPGPNLATPRANVAVAVVGDRLYAVCGFSGKNFLNSIEYLDAHSNEWTTFVPKSDGTNTPASSLQNSFSDPSLNGNEKNVMNISTSSNASDSSMISEKNGSVYGSGMESLSNFQKNTTTTSFDTNVNATDESEQDSVRSSDGTAATNGTLKSSDAVVTTEANPESPMIPHTTTNGTTVNAGSASTANGIHDRKISRADLASSNGSQEF from the exons GGCCGTGTATTGCCCTCTGCAGGTCGGCAGTACCGAAGTTCATGGACACAGAGCTGTATTGGCAGCAGTCTCCCCGCATCTGTTTGAACTCTTCAGTGCTGATAAACAAGGGAACAAGGAACCCAGAGTTACCTACAAATTGAATGGAGGATTCGACAAGGTCGCTCTGCAAAAGCTGGTTGATTATGCCTACACTTCCAG GCTTGAGATACTACCATCGCAGGTGAAATCAGTCTACTTGGCAGCATGGCatttgaaaatggaaagggTTTCGGCACAATGTGCCGCTCATCTTTTGCATTATCTAACACCAGGTTCATGTCTGGAAGTTCGCGCTCTTCCAGGAATAACCCAGAATGaggattttgcaaaaaaagtCGATGCTTACATAAGAGACCAT TTTGAAGCTGTCTGCAGCAGCCCCACTTTGTTGTCGTTGCCCTGCGTGAAAATCGAGGTCTTGCATCAAACTGTTCAGGAAATGTCATTGGTGAATGGAACGAGTCTTTGCCACTTGGTATTGGATTGGGTGAAGCGATCTCTCACAGACTCTACCAGCTTGACCGTGGATCATCTTACGCAAAAAACATACTTGTTGTATCTTGCCCTGGATAATAGCCTGCAAGATTGCACGGATTTACCTTCAGGCGACGTTAGCGATACCGACATTGTTCAAGATTATAAAAAACTTTCACTGAAATCGCAAGCACAATCCAAGGGCCGCAGGAAGGGTCCGTTGCAGCCAGCTAAGCCAAGAGTTCTTATCTACTCGAGAGATATCGGAGAGCGGATCGAGTCAGAATTGGAACCAGACTGGAATCTCATAGGAGCAAGTAAAGTTggtg AACATGCTTTCTTGGCCATTGTAACTCTGGATGGAAGACTGACCACACTGTCGGTACAACTTCGACTCAACACACCATCATCGCCATCTCCATTGGCAACTCCAGAAATTGTAGCttctaaaaattgttttgcaaACGAGCCCGAGTTGTATTGTGCTCTCCCAACAATGAAGGCAGGAAAATGTGCCGTTGGTTGTGCCAATTTGAATGATACGTTGTTGGTCTGCGGCGGTTACGATAGGGTTGAATGCTTGAAGTCTGTGGATCAGTATTTGCCAGAATCAAACACCTGGCAGGTACTGTCGGGAATGAGGGAAGCCAGAGGTCGATTTGGAATCGCTGTCGTTAACGGAAGAGTTTATGCAATCGGTGGGTCAAATGGTTCTACGGAACTTGCTACTGTCGAAGTTCTCAACCCTGAGGCTGGATGGAAGTGGTCAGCCGTTGCGAATCTTCCTTTGGCTAGGTCAAATTCGGGTGTCTGCGCTTTGGGAAGCCAGATTTATTGCATCGGCGGATGGAATGGTCAG GCTGGTATTAAACAGTGCGACGTCTTCGATCCTGAGACAGGTAAATGGTCAAGCATCGAACCACTGAGAACTGGAAGATACCAGGCAGGAGTATGTGCATATCAAGACCGCGTCTACGCAGTAGGTGGCTGCGATGCGTGGAACTGTTTGAATTCTGTGGAAATTTACAACCCAGAAGAAGATACGTGGTCAGTGGGACCACCTCTCATATCAGCACGTCGAGGCTGCGGTCTTGCTGTCTTCCGCGGTCGACTTTACGCCGTTGGCGGATCTTCTGGGACGCACAGTCTCACGACGACGGAAATATTCGACCCTGAAGAACAAGTCTGGGTACCAGGACCGAATCTGGCTACACCGAGAGCTAATGTAGCTGTCGCAGTTGTCGGAGacag GTTGTACGCAGTATGCGGATTTTCTGGTAAGAATTTCTTGAATTCCATCGAATATTTGGACGCTCACAGCAACGAGTGGACGACGTTCGTACCAAAGTCCGACGGCACAAACACACCCGCAAGCTCGCTGCAGAACAGTTTTTCAGATCCTAGCTTGAATGGTAATGAAAAGAACGTGATGAATATCAGCACGTCGAGCAACGCAAGTGATTCGAGTATGATCAGCGAGAAAAATGGTTCCGTGTATGGTTCCGGAATGGAATCATtgtccaattttcaaaaaaacacCACTACCACAAGTTTTGACACAAATGTAAATGCTACGGATGAGTCTGAGCAAGACTCCGTCAGATCGAGTGATGGCACTGCTGCAACTAATGGTACTTTAAAAAGTTCCGATGCCGTCGTTACTACCGAAGCAAATCCCGAATCTCCGATGATTCCGCATACGACAACAAACGGAACTACGGTAAATGCGGGTTCTGCGAGTACTGCGAATGGTATACATGATCGAAAAATCAGCAGGGCTGATCTCGCGTCAAGTAATGGATCTCAAGAATTCTAA
- the LOC124177098 gene encoding influenza virus NS1A-binding protein-like isoform X2 has product MVSSVSTNPDSEGLNDSVLELQDERHPQLTLASLNMMRKNRHFCDVVLHVGSTEVHGHRAVLAAVSPHLFELFSADKQGNKEPRVTYKLNGGFDKVALQKLVDYAYTSRLEILPSQVKSVYLAAWHLKMERVSAQCAAHLLHYLTPGSCLEVRALPGITQNEDFAKKVDAYIRDHFEAVCSSPTLLSLPCVKIEVLHQTVQEMSLVNGTSLCHLVLDWVKRSLTDSTSLTVDHLTQKTYLLYLALDNSLQDCTDLPSGDVSDTDIVQDYKKLSLKSQAQSKGRRKGPLQPAKPRVLIYSRDIGERIESELEPDWNLIGASKVGEHAFLAIVTLDGRLTTLSVQLRLNTPSSPSPLATPEIVASKNCFANEPELYCALPTMKAGKCAVGCANLNDTLLVCGGYDRVECLKSVDQYLPESNTWQVLSGMREARGRFGIAVVNGRVYAIGGSNGSTELATVEVLNPEAGWKWSAVANLPLARSNSGVCALGSQIYCIGGWNGQAGIKQCDVFDPETGKWSSIEPLRTGRYQAGVCAYQDRVYAVGGCDAWNCLNSVEIYNPEEDTWSVGPPLISARRGCGLAVFRGRLYAVGGSSGTHSLTTTEIFDPEEQVWVPGPNLATPRANVAVAVVGDRLYAVCGFSGKNFLNSIEYLDAHSNEWTTFVPKSDGTNTPASSLQNSFSDPSLNGNEKNVMNISTSSNASDSSMISEKNGSVYGSGMESLSNFQKNTTTTSFDTNVNATDESEQDSVRSSDGTAATNGTLKSSDAVVTTEANPESPMIPHTTTNGTTVNAGSASTANGIHDRKISRADLASSNGSQEF; this is encoded by the exons GTCGGCAGTACCGAAGTTCATGGACACAGAGCTGTATTGGCAGCAGTCTCCCCGCATCTGTTTGAACTCTTCAGTGCTGATAAACAAGGGAACAAGGAACCCAGAGTTACCTACAAATTGAATGGAGGATTCGACAAGGTCGCTCTGCAAAAGCTGGTTGATTATGCCTACACTTCCAG GCTTGAGATACTACCATCGCAGGTGAAATCAGTCTACTTGGCAGCATGGCatttgaaaatggaaagggTTTCGGCACAATGTGCCGCTCATCTTTTGCATTATCTAACACCAGGTTCATGTCTGGAAGTTCGCGCTCTTCCAGGAATAACCCAGAATGaggattttgcaaaaaaagtCGATGCTTACATAAGAGACCAT TTTGAAGCTGTCTGCAGCAGCCCCACTTTGTTGTCGTTGCCCTGCGTGAAAATCGAGGTCTTGCATCAAACTGTTCAGGAAATGTCATTGGTGAATGGAACGAGTCTTTGCCACTTGGTATTGGATTGGGTGAAGCGATCTCTCACAGACTCTACCAGCTTGACCGTGGATCATCTTACGCAAAAAACATACTTGTTGTATCTTGCCCTGGATAATAGCCTGCAAGATTGCACGGATTTACCTTCAGGCGACGTTAGCGATACCGACATTGTTCAAGATTATAAAAAACTTTCACTGAAATCGCAAGCACAATCCAAGGGCCGCAGGAAGGGTCCGTTGCAGCCAGCTAAGCCAAGAGTTCTTATCTACTCGAGAGATATCGGAGAGCGGATCGAGTCAGAATTGGAACCAGACTGGAATCTCATAGGAGCAAGTAAAGTTggtg AACATGCTTTCTTGGCCATTGTAACTCTGGATGGAAGACTGACCACACTGTCGGTACAACTTCGACTCAACACACCATCATCGCCATCTCCATTGGCAACTCCAGAAATTGTAGCttctaaaaattgttttgcaaACGAGCCCGAGTTGTATTGTGCTCTCCCAACAATGAAGGCAGGAAAATGTGCCGTTGGTTGTGCCAATTTGAATGATACGTTGTTGGTCTGCGGCGGTTACGATAGGGTTGAATGCTTGAAGTCTGTGGATCAGTATTTGCCAGAATCAAACACCTGGCAGGTACTGTCGGGAATGAGGGAAGCCAGAGGTCGATTTGGAATCGCTGTCGTTAACGGAAGAGTTTATGCAATCGGTGGGTCAAATGGTTCTACGGAACTTGCTACTGTCGAAGTTCTCAACCCTGAGGCTGGATGGAAGTGGTCAGCCGTTGCGAATCTTCCTTTGGCTAGGTCAAATTCGGGTGTCTGCGCTTTGGGAAGCCAGATTTATTGCATCGGCGGATGGAATGGTCAG GCTGGTATTAAACAGTGCGACGTCTTCGATCCTGAGACAGGTAAATGGTCAAGCATCGAACCACTGAGAACTGGAAGATACCAGGCAGGAGTATGTGCATATCAAGACCGCGTCTACGCAGTAGGTGGCTGCGATGCGTGGAACTGTTTGAATTCTGTGGAAATTTACAACCCAGAAGAAGATACGTGGTCAGTGGGACCACCTCTCATATCAGCACGTCGAGGCTGCGGTCTTGCTGTCTTCCGCGGTCGACTTTACGCCGTTGGCGGATCTTCTGGGACGCACAGTCTCACGACGACGGAAATATTCGACCCTGAAGAACAAGTCTGGGTACCAGGACCGAATCTGGCTACACCGAGAGCTAATGTAGCTGTCGCAGTTGTCGGAGacag GTTGTACGCAGTATGCGGATTTTCTGGTAAGAATTTCTTGAATTCCATCGAATATTTGGACGCTCACAGCAACGAGTGGACGACGTTCGTACCAAAGTCCGACGGCACAAACACACCCGCAAGCTCGCTGCAGAACAGTTTTTCAGATCCTAGCTTGAATGGTAATGAAAAGAACGTGATGAATATCAGCACGTCGAGCAACGCAAGTGATTCGAGTATGATCAGCGAGAAAAATGGTTCCGTGTATGGTTCCGGAATGGAATCATtgtccaattttcaaaaaaacacCACTACCACAAGTTTTGACACAAATGTAAATGCTACGGATGAGTCTGAGCAAGACTCCGTCAGATCGAGTGATGGCACTGCTGCAACTAATGGTACTTTAAAAAGTTCCGATGCCGTCGTTACTACCGAAGCAAATCCCGAATCTCCGATGATTCCGCATACGACAACAAACGGAACTACGGTAAATGCGGGTTCTGCGAGTACTGCGAATGGTATACATGATCGAAAAATCAGCAGGGCTGATCTCGCGTCAAGTAATGGATCTCAAGAATTCTAA
- the LOC124177100 gene encoding uncharacterized protein LOC124177100 produces MSIHTSAKAWVDSLTDAELNTELEGRSLSITGILPVRRQRLTNYCKQYGLGMDDLPTLDDVNMTTPTDDSDDMTLPIQTQPVNPASYTDDEIRDVTRPSKSNSGTSATGAIRKQPPEPQPSRISPRNIPPEFLPGNNAPAKPAPVQQPPLRPREYHPANPQPFDYRTGNSLHYEYRDAPPLRRPAFRNQGFEDNQYNFPRPSMSSNSAPPSRPTALAAYEVMRKWNLKFSGARNEDAEAFLARIDEGRSLIDIRDDNKRETWHSFAEFKAAWRRRFVNPELQFALREEIRRQTQGESESVSDYSTYMRAYFDRLRPAWEEDEQLDYAYRNLLPRLQILIRRDELQELDELEDLASRIEISFRVASNYQAPPTPERSVLPELAYRGQSNPRLSRNNFVALNFFEEDPEPETGLANATQSAQSTPNRGTQGNRPNGRSAQPRSKAPRFNSRNDTSAPTTPTAATAHNQTDTANVANNSPEIAGNPFLPSPRRTPICYQCRKPGHRYTNCPEPATGLYCFRCGKVGYTKVTCPNQCA; encoded by the exons ATGTCAATACACACGTCCGCCAAGGCGTGGGTAGACTCCTTGACCGACGCCGAGTTAAACACCGAATTAGAAGGACGCTCATTGTCAATAACGGGTATATTGCCAGTCCGTCGTCAACGGTTGACAAATTATTGTAAACAATACGGCCTAGGCATGGACGACCTCCCTACTCTCGACGACGTTAACATGACTACACCGACAGACGACAGCGATGACATGACCTTACCTATACAGACGCAACCGGTTAACCCCGCGTCTTACACCGACGACGAAATTCGTGACGTGACACGGCCTTCGAAGAGTAACTCCGGTACTTCAGCAACCGGCGCGATTCGGAAACAACCACCGGAACCGCAACCTAGCCGAATTAGCCCGCGAAATATACCGCCAGAATTTCTTCCCGGCAATAACGCACCGGCTAAACCGGCGCCCGTTCAGCAACCGCCTTTGAGACCACGGGAGTATCACCCGGCGAATCCGCAACCGTTCGACTACCGCACAGGGAATTCTCTACATTACGAATATCGCGACGCACCGCCGCTGCGGAGACCTGCCTTCCGCAATCAAGGTTTCGAAGACAACCAGTATAATTTCCCGCGACCGAGCATGAGTAGCAACTCAGCACCACCGTCTAGGCCGACAGCTCTGGCAGCCTACGAAGTTATGAGAAAATGGAACCTCAAGTTTTCAGGAGCGCGTAACGAGGACGCTGAAGCATTTCTCGCACGTATAGACGAGGGGCGATCACTCATTGACATTCGCGACGA CAACAAACGTGAAACGTGGCATTCTTTCGCAGAGTTTAAAGCCGCGTGGCGTCGTAGGTTTGTCAATCCCGAGTTACAGTTCGCATTGCGGGAGGAAATTCGTAGACAAACCCAGGGTGAATCCGAGTCAGTTTCCGATTATTCAACATACATGAGGGCGTATTTCGATAGATTGAGACCCGCGTGGGAGGAAGATGAACAATTAGATTACGCATACCGCAATTTACTACCGcgattacaaattttaattcgGCGAGACGAACTACAGGAGCTTGATGAATTAGAAGACCTTGCGAGTCGAATAGAAATCAGCTTCCGGGTTGCAAGTAATTACCAAGCACCGCCAACGCCGGAACGATCGGTACTACCCGAATTAGCCTACCGCGGGCAAAGCAACCCAAGGCTTTCTCGCAATAATTTCGTAGCACTCAACTTTTTCGAGGAAGACCCGGAACCCGAGACGGGACTAGCCAACGCGACCCAATCTGCTCAATCGACACCTAACCGTGGCACACAGGGTAATAGACCCAACGGTCGAAGTGCGCAACCACGTAGTAAGGCACCGCGATTCAATAGTCGAAACGACACCAGTGCGCCAACCACTCCTACCGCTGCCACGGCTCACAATCAGACGGATACCGCAAACGTCGCGAATAACTCTCCTGAGATCGCTGGCAACCCTTTTCTGCCAAGTCCGAGACGTACGCCAATCTGTTACCAGTGTAGAAAACCCGGTCACCGATATACGAATTGTCCCGAACCCGCGACCGGTCTATACTGTTTCCGATGCGGCAAAGTCGGATACACTAAGGTGACGTGCCCGAACCAGTGTGCGTGA
- the LOC124177103 gene encoding dolichol-phosphate mannosyltransferase subunit 1, which yields MSGEGSTNEELKKLTKNDKYSILLPTYNERDNLPIIIWLIVKYMEKSQCAYEVIVIDDGSPDGTLEVAKELQKIYGEDKILLRPREKKLGLGTAYIHGIKHATGNFIIIMDADLSHHPKFIPKMIELQRYLDLDIVSGTRYIGDGGVYGWDFRRKLISRGANFITQLLLRPGASDLTGSFRLYKKDVLEKLIKSCVSKGYVFQMEMIIRARQFNYQIGEVPISFVDRVYGESKLGGSEIFQFVKSMLYLFATT from the exons ATGAGTGGAGAAGGTTCGACGAATGAGGAACTCAAAAAGctcacaaaaaatgacaaatattCTATTCTTTTACCAACTTACAACGAGAGAGACAATTTGCCCATTATCATTTGGCTGATCGTTAAGTACATGGAGAAAAG CCAATGTGCTTATGAAGTGATCGTTATCGACGATGGTTCACCTGACGGGACATTGGAGGTAGCCAAAGAACTTCAGAAGATTTATGGCGAGGATAAAATTCTTTTGAGGCCTCGGGAAAAGAAGCTTGGTTTAGGAACTGCTTATATACATGGAATCAAACATGCCACTGGAAATTTCATCATCATAATGGATGCTGATCTCTCTCATCAT CCAAAATTCATTCCCAAAATGATAGAGCTTCAGAGATATTTAGACTTGGATATTGTCAGCGGTACCAGATACATTGGAGATGGTGGTGTTTATGGATGGGAttttagaagaaaattaatcagcAGGGGCGCTAACTTCATTACACAATTATTACTCAGACCTGGCGCAAGTGATTTAACTGGAAGCTTTAG gCTGTACAAAAAAGACGTCTTGGAGAAGCTGATTAAATCCTGCGTATCCAAGGGTTATGTTTTTCAAATGGAAATGATCATCAGAGCAAGGCAATTTAATTACCAAATAGGAGAAGTTCCTATTTCATTCGTGGACAGAGTTTACGGAGAATCGAAATTAGGTGGTTCTGAGATTTTCCAATTTGTAAAATCAATGTTGTATCTTTTTGCCACTACGTAA
- the LOC124177104 gene encoding NF-kappa-B inhibitor-interacting Ras-like protein, giving the protein MGKTTRVVVCGMKGVGKTALLEQLIYGNVTTNTEIHPTIEDIYVANIETDRGTKEKVRFYDTAGLEPLQTNASSPQLARHYLGFADGYVLVYDTAKPESLDVLFPLKKDIDKHKDKKEITIIVIGNRTKPDVELNNLENTASKAANWCTREKLRHYEVNVLDRPSLYDAFVHLSSKLNPPPNKSTFPQLSMGRKTIKAEAP; this is encoded by the exons ATGGGAAAAACTACTCGAGTGGTGGTGTGCGGAATGAAGGGAGTAGGGAAGACTGCTCTCTTGGAACAACTCATCTATGGAAACGTAACCACAAACACC gAAATTCATCCTACTATCGAAGATATTTACGTTGCAAATATAGAGACAGATCGAGGTACAAAGGAAAAGGTACGATTTTATGATACAGCTGGATTGGAACCACTACAGACGAATGCAAGTAGCCCACAGTTGGCACGGCACTACCTTGGCTTTGCCGATGGGTATGTGCTTGTATACGATACTGCAAAGCCTGAATCTCTAGACGTTTTATTTCCGCTAAAAAAAGACATAGACAAACACAAAGATAAGAAAGAAATCACTATTATCGTTATTGGAAATCGTACAAAACCTGACGTTGAGTTgaataatttggaaaacaCTGCTAGCAAAGCAGCCAACTGGTGTACGAGAGAAAAACTGAGGCATTATGAGGTAAACGTATTGGACAGACCAAGTCTGTATGATGCCTTTGTTCATTTATCGTCAAAATTGAATCCACCACCCAACAAAAGCACGTTTCCCCAGCTCAGTATGGGTCGAAAAACTATAAAGGCTGAGGcaccgtga